A stretch of Bacillota bacterium DNA encodes these proteins:
- a CDS encoding ATP-binding cassette domain-containing protein has product MSTALQLQNINKTFGGTQVVSDVSFAVKAGEIFGLLGPNGAGKTTTIRCILGIMYPDSGRIIFSFGSDRHVARSAIGYLPEERGLYKDVRVLDLLLYLANLRGYSLSKARLRAMTYLAKFGLEGREKAKIEELSKGMAQKVQFIASILHEPKLLILDEPFSGLDPVSQNIVKQELRELSSQGTALLLSGHQMNVLEELCDRIFLMNKGRQVLYGPIDQIKEQYADHKCTIYGDNEGVAFERLPGIKQVTRDKMRTTIFLAKSVEVQQFLHSLPQGVDIKELSVDRISLHDIFVSVAQGGVPHEG; this is encoded by the coding sequence ATGAGTACGGCACTCCAGCTACAAAACATTAACAAGACTTTTGGCGGGACACAAGTTGTAAGCGACGTATCATTTGCTGTCAAGGCGGGAGAAATATTTGGGCTGCTAGGGCCAAACGGTGCTGGCAAGACTACGACTATACGCTGCATCCTCGGCATTATGTACCCCGACAGTGGGCGCATAATTTTTAGCTTTGGCAGCGACAGGCATGTTGCCCGCTCTGCTATCGGCTACCTGCCGGAGGAGAGGGGCCTGTATAAAGACGTGCGGGTGCTCGATCTACTCTTGTACCTGGCGAATCTTCGTGGGTACTCACTGTCTAAGGCACGGTTAAGGGCCATGACCTACCTAGCGAAGTTTGGGCTAGAGGGTAGAGAGAAGGCCAAGATCGAGGAGCTATCTAAGGGCATGGCGCAGAAGGTGCAGTTCATTGCCTCTATTCTGCATGAGCCGAAGCTGCTTATCCTTGACGAGCCTTTTTCGGGTCTTGACCCGGTTAGTCAAAACATCGTCAAGCAAGAATTGCGCGAGCTGTCGTCACAGGGTACGGCGCTCCTCTTGTCGGGGCATCAAATGAATGTGCTAGAAGAACTATGCGACAGAATCTTTCTCATGAACAAGGGGCGACAGGTGCTCTACGGGCCCATCGATCAAATCAAAGAACAGTATGCCGACCACAAGTGCACCATCTATGGCGATAACGAGGGCGTGGCCTTTGAGCGTCTGCCGGGAATCAAGCAGGTGACCAGGGACAAAATGCGCACCACGATTTTTCTCGCCAAAAGTGTCGAGGTACAGCAGTTCTTGCATTCGCTGCCGCAGGGGGTCGACATCAAGGAGCTCTCTGTAGACCGTATTTCGCTGCACGATATCTTTGTCAGTGTGGCCCAAGGGGGTGTTCCGCATGAAGGATAG
- a CDS encoding helix-turn-helix transcriptional regulator, which translates to MPIVVNLDVMMAKRKVSSGELAEKIGISQANLSILKTGKAKAVRFSTLEAICQALDCQPGDILEFLTEGSERRD; encoded by the coding sequence ATGCCCATTGTGGTTAATTTAGATGTGATGATGGCCAAGCGCAAAGTTTCATCGGGCGAGCTGGCCGAAAAAATAGGCATAAGCCAGGCCAACCTGTCGATCTTAAAGACGGGCAAGGCCAAGGCGGTCAGGTTCTCTACCCTTGAGGCCATCTGCCAGGCCCTAGACTGTCAGCCCGGCGATATCTTAGAGTTTTTGACAGAGGGAAGCGAAAGGAGAGACTAA
- a CDS encoding transposase has product MTCLNCTCNCYLQGIRSYRQLEAELSRNTEFTWLLRGLLPDHRTYDWYLKEEACAFLRKLENVTWLLFQRRALERGIWCGKRY; this is encoded by the coding sequence ATGACTTGCTTAAACTGTACCTGTAACTGTTACCTACAAGGGATTCGCTCTTATAGGCAGCTTGAGGCTGAGCTCAGTAGAAATACTGAGTTTACTTGGTTACTAAGGGGGCTGCTCCCTGACCATAGAACTTATGACTGGTATCTAAAAGAGGAAGCGTGCGCCTTTCTACGGAAACTAGAGAATGTGACTTGGTTGCTTTTTCAGAGACGAGCTTTGGAAAGGGGGATTTGGTGTGGGAAAAGATACTAA
- a CDS encoding ATP-dependent helicase produces the protein MTKYFQRKLQEIRNDPEQLAAYDAYGNAVVVAGPGSGKTTVLTLKVMRLLNEAICPPRGLACLTYSTEAAREFKNRFAKLGLTKRENVFLGTVHSFCLAEVITPFAHLYPKYRIPQPIRIISESQKEKLFDSQGYDGQPRMIDVDKERTRNIRGISRVALESYEVALKAAISFEDLLVERGYIDFISMIKFSVELIQNEPYVRKALEAKFPWVVIDEYQDLGRPLHEIVLALLNLANIKVFAVGDADQSIYDFQGAAPDYLTELSRRTDVQCIRLRNNYRSSQVIVDASEHVLECKRGYIASGQLRNYQASIEFCECAYGMEEQYSAAVKLIRRFHGEGIPFHEIAVLMGNNNQVKELYAECTAKGIPAYIARQSFRNTDPILWLQNCVCWLQDKSTGSFDEICSAWKGFLSLKRDNAIDENEYLGIKRNLIRVLTASRIHKDNLYEWLRFIFTELDICALFSGSDRFPDEIENFKKLVQVSRETEPTLTIDFMARLGVPDNQVVLSTRHSAKGLEFDCVIMLGMEKDSFPSYYDTTVRQIEEARRLCFVAVSRARKACVLVRSKQLPNRYGRWFPKEPSPFWITIKGFLDERLGSTC, from the coding sequence TTGACAAAGTACTTTCAGAGGAAACTTCAAGAAATCCGCAATGACCCAGAGCAACTTGCGGCATATGACGCATATGGCAATGCGGTTGTCGTGGCAGGACCAGGAAGTGGAAAAACAACCGTTTTGACGCTCAAAGTTATGCGTCTCTTAAACGAAGCCATTTGTCCCCCAAGAGGGTTGGCTTGCTTGACTTACAGCACAGAAGCCGCCCGCGAGTTCAAGAATCGGTTTGCAAAACTCGGGCTAACCAAGCGTGAAAATGTGTTCCTCGGCACCGTCCACAGCTTTTGCCTTGCGGAAGTTATAACCCCATTCGCTCACTTATACCCCAAATATAGAATCCCCCAACCCATACGGATCATATCGGAGTCGCAAAAAGAAAAGCTTTTCGATTCACAAGGATATGACGGGCAGCCACGGATGATCGATGTCGACAAGGAACGCACACGAAACATACGCGGTATCAGCCGTGTCGCTCTTGAAAGTTACGAAGTTGCGCTCAAGGCGGCCATTTCTTTTGAAGATTTACTGGTAGAGCGCGGCTATATTGACTTCATCAGCATGATAAAATTCTCCGTGGAGCTTATTCAGAATGAGCCATATGTACGAAAGGCTCTCGAAGCAAAGTTTCCTTGGGTGGTCATTGACGAGTATCAGGATTTGGGGAGGCCACTGCATGAAATCGTCCTTGCTCTGCTCAATCTGGCAAACATCAAGGTATTCGCCGTAGGAGATGCCGACCAGTCCATTTACGATTTCCAAGGCGCAGCTCCAGATTATCTGACCGAGTTAAGCCGAAGGACCGACGTCCAATGTATCCGTTTGAGAAACAACTATCGCAGTTCTCAGGTCATCGTTGACGCATCCGAGCATGTGCTAGAATGTAAAAGAGGATATATAGCTTCAGGGCAGCTGCGCAATTACCAAGCATCGATCGAGTTCTGCGAATGTGCTTATGGAATGGAAGAACAGTATTCTGCCGCTGTGAAGTTGATCAGAAGATTCCATGGAGAAGGCATCCCCTTCCATGAGATTGCTGTCTTGATGGGCAACAACAATCAGGTCAAAGAGCTGTATGCCGAATGCACAGCAAAAGGCATTCCTGCCTATATTGCCCGGCAGAGCTTCAGGAACACCGATCCAATTCTCTGGCTTCAAAACTGCGTCTGCTGGCTCCAAGACAAGAGCACTGGGTCGTTTGATGAGATATGCTCTGCCTGGAAGGGCTTCCTGTCGCTCAAGAGGGACAACGCAATCGATGAGAATGAGTATCTGGGCATCAAGAGAAACCTAATTCGCGTATTGACTGCCAGCCGCATTCATAAAGATAATCTCTATGAATGGCTTCGCTTCATTTTTACAGAATTGGATATCTGTGCGTTGTTCTCCGGGTCAGACCGGTTTCCAGATGAAATCGAGAATTTTAAGAAGCTGGTTCAGGTCTCAAGGGAAACGGAGCCGACTTTAACAATCGACTTTATGGCTCGTCTCGGTGTCCCTGATAATCAGGTAGTCTTGTCCACGAGGCACAGCGCAAAAGGCCTAGAGTTTGATTGTGTAATCATGCTTGGCATGGAAAAAGATAGCTTTCCCAGCTACTATGACACCACTGTCAGACAAATTGAAGAAGCTCGCCGGCTCTGCTTTGTCGCTGTTAGCAGAGCAAGGAAGGCCTGTGTATTGGTTCGATCAAAACAACTACCTAATAGATATGGTCGGTGGTTTCCTAAGGAACCATCTCCGTTTTGGATTACCATTAAGGGGTTTCTAGATGAACGTTTGGGCAGTACCTGCTGA
- a CDS encoding DUF4173 domain-containing protein produces the protein MTEQVLPTRDEVVLPKPVPPRHPFTPTSEDGLLAVFVFALGFLFWHWVFFTWQGLQVTLFTALFGTLSVLYFKSKGIPMSRESYFWLAMLQLTGLSFALWRNEGLAGWRALFLFCFAVYWVLATTKMTLLGKTSDWLPLDFLNGLLGVALRHFGSHYKSLFALRQNKILFMAKAWPILLGAVLSIMLLSLVLPLLLTADSGDFTILVGDFAAAWRNLMWQNEELTIKLILTIPTASYLFGLIAGSVHEAKGQGNRLSAAKSSLATLRILPLPTVLTVMGMLTTVYLVFIAGQLSYFFSSFVGELPSHYLTYADFARRGFFELCAIAVINLAVLTIGNLSSRTLRSRSFALRLLNILLAVLTLLLIATAFSKMMLYVDAFGLTMWRLLPLIFMLLLSVICCAIIALQKWQFSIMRLTAIVGALAFSLLTLVNLDGYVANYNAQRYLEGTLSSFDIVTVLRAGPAGVEAALLVYSETAEKDLRHNLAAYLNQAHRNALSTSGRAFDTLENAALRRILAQGGWDKTIEWGIGSDKPLAPRTRED, from the coding sequence TTGACTGAGCAAGTGCTACCAACTCGCGACGAAGTTGTTCTGCCAAAGCCTGTACCGCCACGCCATCCCTTTACCCCCACCAGTGAGGATGGGCTGCTCGCTGTTTTCGTTTTCGCGCTCGGATTTCTCTTCTGGCACTGGGTCTTTTTCACTTGGCAGGGCCTGCAAGTAACGCTCTTCACCGCTCTCTTCGGCACGCTTTCCGTCTTGTATTTTAAGAGCAAGGGTATCCCTATGTCGCGCGAGAGCTATTTTTGGCTCGCCATGCTGCAACTTACAGGGCTGAGCTTCGCCCTGTGGAGGAACGAGGGCTTAGCGGGGTGGCGCGCTTTATTTCTCTTCTGCTTTGCTGTCTACTGGGTTCTGGCAACCACCAAGATGACCCTGCTCGGGAAGACCAGTGACTGGCTGCCGCTCGATTTCCTTAATGGCTTGCTGGGTGTAGCACTTCGCCACTTCGGCAGTCATTACAAGAGTCTCTTCGCTTTACGCCAGAACAAAATCCTTTTTATGGCAAAAGCATGGCCTATTCTGCTCGGGGCAGTGCTCAGCATCATGCTTCTGAGCTTAGTTCTGCCCCTGCTACTAACAGCTGACAGTGGCGATTTTACTATCCTCGTTGGCGACTTTGCCGCCGCCTGGCGGAATCTGATGTGGCAGAATGAAGAGCTTACCATAAAGCTCATCCTGACGATTCCTACCGCTTCTTACCTCTTCGGGTTAATTGCCGGCTCCGTTCACGAGGCTAAGGGCCAGGGCAATCGATTAAGCGCGGCCAAAAGCTCGCTCGCCACACTGCGCATTCTGCCACTACCTACTGTTCTCACCGTAATGGGCATGCTAACCACGGTCTACCTGGTGTTTATCGCTGGCCAATTGAGTTACTTCTTCTCGTCCTTTGTCGGCGAGCTACCAAGCCACTACCTCACCTATGCCGATTTTGCCAGACGCGGGTTCTTTGAGCTTTGTGCCATTGCCGTGATCAATCTAGCCGTTCTTACTATAGGCAATTTAAGCAGCCGAACCCTACGTAGTCGCAGTTTCGCCCTGCGTCTGCTAAACATCCTACTCGCCGTGCTGACGCTGCTACTTATAGCGACAGCCTTTAGCAAGATGATGCTCTATGTCGACGCCTTTGGCCTTACCATGTGGCGGCTGCTGCCGCTCATATTTATGCTCCTCTTGTCAGTCATCTGCTGCGCCATCATTGCTCTGCAAAAATGGCAGTTCTCTATTATGCGTTTAACGGCCATTGTCGGCGCACTAGCCTTCTCACTGCTCACCCTAGTCAACCTTGACGGATACGTAGCTAATTACAATGCCCAACGCTACCTCGAGGGCACCTTGAGCAGTTTTGATATCGTCACCGTACTAAGAGCCGGCCCGGCCGGAGTAGAGGCCGCGCTCCTCGTCTATAGCGAGACCGCAGAGAAGGACTTGCGGCACAATCTAGCCGCCTACCTCAACCAAGCCCACAGGAACGCCTTATCTACCTCCGGCAGGGCCTTCGACACGCTCGAAAACGCCGCCCTGCGGCGCATACTAGCGCAAGGCGGGTGGGACAAAACGATCGAGTGGGGCATAGGCAGCGATAAGCCTCTTGCCCCCCGCACAAGGGAAGACTAG
- a CDS encoding ABC transporter permease, whose amino-acid sequence MKDSLKVAAWEISKMLKNKSFLISILLAPIIMGVFSALPALMARVEEDRGLHLYIVDELGIYEALAAHAPALNIVLERHTGDLAALQDQISGKPGSAYLVLDEKVLAERRATIMLGGDGLPTLTALNALLESLLRQLALQREGLPNEAIISALTPFSIDSASLTQAGDSMARVVPAVFSAIILFGVYITGMMILQSAMAEKKDRMAEVILSSVSAESLMQGKLLGYSVLGLLQILSWLVFGAVVAQYRLNIPVFTYLWRPELALSLFFAIAGYFLYASILVAIGSTIDDLATTTNFQSTIMMIPILPLLFVQPVIVNPNGIVATFGSYFPLTAAGVMLLRLGLSTTMTWLDILLPSVFLLLTLVLVVKLAGRIFRAGMLMYGKNATPSEMWRWLSR is encoded by the coding sequence ATGAAGGATAGTCTGAAAGTAGCAGCTTGGGAAATTAGTAAAATGCTTAAGAACAAGTCCTTTCTCATCTCAATCTTACTCGCTCCCATCATCATGGGGGTGTTTAGCGCTTTGCCCGCCCTTATGGCGCGAGTCGAGGAAGACAGGGGCTTGCATCTCTACATAGTAGACGAGCTTGGTATTTACGAAGCGCTAGCTGCCCACGCCCCAGCGCTCAATATTGTGCTAGAGCGTCACACCGGCGACTTAGCCGCTTTGCAGGACCAAATTAGCGGTAAGCCCGGCAGCGCCTACCTCGTACTAGATGAAAAAGTGCTAGCAGAGCGGCGGGCGACCATAATGCTTGGGGGAGACGGCCTGCCTACCCTCACCGCTTTGAACGCGCTACTAGAGAGCCTGCTACGCCAACTAGCCTTGCAGCGTGAAGGTTTGCCTAACGAGGCCATCATTTCGGCTCTGACGCCATTTAGCATTGACAGCGCCTCCCTTACCCAGGCGGGCGATAGCATGGCGCGGGTTGTGCCCGCCGTTTTTAGCGCCATCATTCTCTTTGGTGTCTACATTACGGGCATGATGATTTTGCAGAGTGCCATGGCCGAGAAGAAAGACCGCATGGCCGAGGTGATTCTTTCTTCGGTCAGCGCCGAAAGCCTGATGCAAGGCAAGCTCTTGGGTTACTCGGTGCTTGGCTTGCTACAGATACTCTCGTGGTTGGTCTTTGGCGCGGTGGTGGCTCAGTACCGATTAAACATTCCTGTTTTCACTTACCTGTGGAGGCCTGAGCTAGCTCTATCTCTCTTCTTTGCTATCGCGGGCTACTTTCTTTATGCCTCCATCTTGGTAGCCATCGGCTCGACCATCGATGACCTCGCTACCACGACGAATTTTCAAAGCACCATTATGATGATACCCATCCTGCCATTACTCTTTGTTCAGCCCGTTATAGTTAACCCGAATGGCATCGTGGCTACCTTCGGCAGCTACTTTCCGTTGACAGCCGCGGGGGTAATGTTGCTCCGGCTGGGGCTCTCGACGACCATGACCTGGCTTGATATTCTCCTGCCATCAGTATTCTTGCTTCTGACGCTAGTCTTAGTCGTCAAGCTTGCCGGTAGGATTTTTCGCGCGGGCATGCTCATGTACGGAAAAAACGCCACCCCCAGCGAAATGTGGAGGTGGCTTAGCCGCTAG
- a CDS encoding AAA family ATPase, with product MKTQPYICRVHIENFRNFHAVDFRLSEKQVLIGENAVGKSNLLYALQLILDPTLSEKDRMLEESDFWECLPDPMGTGEQILIEVYFANYADNQNVLAQLTDATVMLDGKETLKLTYKFFKKHGDKPDYSYAIFKGDDETRAFTYEDRKILNIRVIKAIRDVELEMRNSRTSPLTQIIRQKYTVSKDVLAEISKALEEKGADTLQIGQVGDLEQRIRTLMNAMVSFSADEFGVSLKTMNIDATRLLYTLRPLINNREAGNTSLGVNNILYIALILLLIEDDTIKTYLPSDLYAELVEKDKHNLIQRCYNKLETVDGYALNLAALKDTAMRDGLYSFLSQTIPSAHGSTILAVEEPEAHLHPIYQRLLYKHVMNKTNTSVIITTHSTHISSVAPITSLVHLIAKPDGTCVNTTAGLQLPSEEYADLARYIDVKRGELYTAKGIIFVEGIAEEYLVTSFSECLGFELDRLGLVICDINSTNFKPYCRFADVLGIPYVVITDGDYYHDVDGKKHFGDLASDDDNANGYDGLDRASRIYGDTIKLLYGEAFEELDFDQQREAFAGLDVFIGEYTFEVEIFRAASATDKAVIYSVFDQLTSGGDQQRRNFSANLTSGDYYKCLRQIESSHSGIGKGRFAQRLAEKVTPTMIPGYISNAINRIVQKVRG from the coding sequence ATGAAAACACAACCCTACATCTGTCGTGTGCATATCGAAAATTTCAGGAACTTTCATGCCGTGGATTTCCGGCTTAGTGAAAAGCAGGTGCTCATCGGAGAAAACGCTGTAGGGAAGAGCAACCTACTTTATGCATTGCAGCTCATCCTTGACCCGACGCTTTCGGAAAAGGATCGAATGCTTGAGGAGTCTGACTTTTGGGAATGCTTGCCAGACCCAATGGGTACCGGCGAGCAAATCCTGATTGAGGTCTACTTCGCAAATTACGCAGATAACCAGAATGTGCTTGCTCAATTGACTGACGCGACGGTGATGCTCGACGGCAAGGAAACGCTAAAGCTCACATATAAATTCTTCAAAAAACACGGGGATAAGCCGGACTATAGCTATGCGATTTTCAAGGGCGACGATGAAACGAGAGCATTTACCTACGAAGACCGGAAAATCCTGAACATCCGCGTGATAAAGGCTATCCGGGACGTTGAGTTGGAAATGCGTAACTCCAGAACATCGCCACTGACGCAGATCATCAGGCAGAAATACACTGTCAGCAAGGATGTACTTGCCGAGATATCAAAAGCACTCGAAGAGAAAGGTGCGGATACCCTTCAGATTGGTCAAGTTGGTGATCTGGAACAGCGCATCCGTACCCTGATGAACGCGATGGTATCATTCAGCGCTGACGAGTTTGGCGTTTCTTTGAAAACCATGAACATTGACGCGACTAGGCTCCTCTATACATTGCGCCCATTGATCAACAACCGTGAAGCCGGGAACACAAGTCTTGGCGTGAATAACATCCTCTACATTGCCCTAATCCTTCTCTTGATTGAGGACGACACAATTAAGACCTATTTACCCAGCGATCTCTACGCCGAGTTAGTAGAGAAGGATAAACACAACCTAATTCAACGTTGTTACAACAAGCTCGAAACGGTGGATGGGTATGCTCTCAACCTCGCCGCGCTCAAAGATACAGCCATGCGTGACGGTCTTTATTCGTTTCTGTCTCAAACAATTCCGAGTGCTCACGGCTCAACGATTCTAGCAGTTGAAGAGCCGGAAGCCCATTTGCATCCGATATACCAAAGGCTGCTATATAAGCATGTGATGAACAAGACCAACACGTCGGTCATAATAACAACCCATTCTACGCACATATCTTCGGTTGCGCCAATAACATCGCTCGTTCACCTGATTGCTAAGCCAGACGGAACATGCGTTAATACCACAGCAGGGCTCCAGCTTCCCAGCGAAGAATACGCGGATTTAGCGAGATACATTGATGTCAAGCGCGGAGAGCTTTACACAGCGAAAGGTATCATATTTGTCGAGGGAATTGCCGAGGAGTACTTAGTGACGAGTTTTTCAGAATGCTTGGGATTCGAACTGGATCGGCTTGGGTTAGTTATTTGCGATATCAACTCAACGAACTTCAAACCGTACTGTCGTTTTGCTGATGTACTCGGGATTCCATATGTCGTTATCACAGATGGCGACTATTACCATGATGTCGACGGTAAAAAGCACTTCGGAGATCTAGCTTCTGATGATGACAACGCCAATGGTTATGACGGGCTCGACCGCGCCTCGCGCATTTATGGGGACACCATCAAATTGCTATACGGCGAGGCATTCGAAGAACTTGATTTTGACCAGCAGCGCGAAGCCTTTGCGGGACTGGATGTGTTCATTGGGGAATATACCTTCGAGGTGGAGATATTCAGGGCCGCCAGTGCAACCGACAAAGCAGTTATCTATTCTGTTTTCGACCAATTGACAAGCGGTGGTGACCAGCAGAGACGGAACTTTTCAGCCAACCTGACATCCGGCGATTACTACAAGTGCCTACGCCAAATTGAATCCTCGCACAGCGGCATTGGGAAAGGGCGGTTCGCACAGCGGCTTGCTGAAAAGGTCACCCCAACAATGATTCCTGGTTACATATCAAACGCGATAAATAGGATTGTGCAAAAGGTTAGGGGTTAG
- a CDS encoding GNAT family N-acetyltransferase, translating to MGKDTNVIISRAGEADISALCDFELQARLTEPGVLVAEFEEKRYAQFLESLQLNGSRDNAILIASDGYRVVGRCDVAILRSTMDGVATGYIDWIYVLKPDRCQGIASRLLLAAEQFFRDSGVKRYYLFTAANEEAQAFYHRNTSLSFTRREVAEKDL from the coding sequence GTGGGAAAAGATACTAACGTGATAATTAGCAGAGCAGGCGAAGCTGACATCTCTGCCCTCTGTGACTTTGAACTTCAGGCCAGACTTACGGAGCCGGGTGTTCTGGTCGCAGAGTTTGAGGAGAAACGCTACGCGCAATTCCTGGAGTCGTTGCAGCTTAATGGTTCACGTGATAATGCGATCCTCATAGCGTCCGACGGTTATCGTGTGGTCGGAAGATGTGACGTAGCGATACTTAGAAGCACCATGGATGGAGTAGCCACTGGATACATTGATTGGATTTATGTGCTCAAGCCTGATAGGTGCCAAGGAATTGCCTCAAGGCTGCTTCTAGCTGCGGAGCAGTTTTTTAGGGACTCAGGGGTTAAGCGCTACTATTTATTTACAGCCGCTAACGAGGAAGCTCAGGCTTTCTATCACAGGAATACCAGCTTGAGCTTTACAAGGCGTGAGGTTGCGGAGAAGGATTTATAA
- a CDS encoding cupin domain-containing protein → MIKKSDAIAVKEAHNLRGGVGRIEMKHFYDEAEFNGLGRLYGLLVVPPGCSVGDHSHIGEQESYYILEGVATYNDNGQEVTLYPGDMALCPDGEFHGVKNEGEVDLKFIALISNTK, encoded by the coding sequence ATGATAAAGAAGAGCGATGCTATTGCCGTTAAAGAGGCCCACAACCTCAGGGGGGGTGTAGGCCGAATAGAAATGAAGCACTTCTATGACGAGGCGGAATTTAACGGTCTAGGCCGCCTCTACGGCCTACTGGTTGTGCCGCCGGGCTGTTCGGTCGGCGACCACAGCCATATCGGGGAGCAAGAGTCCTACTATATTTTAGAGGGTGTCGCTACCTACAATGATAACGGCCAGGAGGTAACACTCTACCCCGGCGACATGGCCCTTTGTCCGGACGGCGAATTTCACGGCGTCAAGAACGAAGGCGAGGTAGACCTAAAGTTTATCGCCTTGATCAGCAACACTAAGTAG
- a CDS encoding nucleotidyltransferase family protein produces MSTLERIQEQREEVLTIARRYGATKVRIIGSVARGEDDEESDIDFLVDLAPGRSLFDLGGMLMDLNLLFGKHVDITTEKGLKRRIRDRVLSEAVSL; encoded by the coding sequence TTGAGCACGTTAGAAAGAATACAGGAGCAGCGTGAGGAAGTACTCACTATTGCCAGGCGCTACGGGGCCACGAAGGTTCGTATCATCGGGTCTGTGGCACGTGGAGAAGATGATGAGGAAAGTGACATAGATTTTCTTGTGGACCTGGCCCCCGGTAGAAGCCTATTTGACTTGGGCGGCATGCTCATGGATTTGAACCTTCTGTTCGGGAAACACGTGGACATCACCACTGAGAAGGGATTAAAGAGACGTATCCGCGACCGTGTTCTCAGCGAGGCGGTGAGCTTGTGA
- a CDS encoding DUF2975 domain-containing protein — protein MWNDHKSIILSKLCVLFFAFGLLGVVAFAPALVRWLLSYSRAYLRGLELHFLVTIYGGSLPAAILLYNLYRLLERIAQAEVFIPENALRLRTLSWCAAVGAGIALAASLYYFPWLMFAIPAAFMSLILRVIQNVFSEAVSLKQEVDYTV, from the coding sequence ATGTGGAATGACCACAAGTCCATCATTCTTAGTAAGCTTTGTGTCCTATTTTTTGCCTTTGGGCTCTTAGGTGTAGTAGCTTTCGCCCCAGCCTTAGTGAGGTGGCTGCTAAGTTACTCGCGCGCCTACTTACGGGGGCTTGAGCTGCATTTTTTGGTCACCATCTACGGCGGTAGCCTGCCAGCGGCTATTCTACTATATAATTTGTACCGCCTGCTAGAGCGCATCGCGCAGGCCGAGGTCTTTATCCCCGAGAATGCTCTGCGTCTCCGCACCCTGTCATGGTGCGCGGCCGTGGGCGCTGGTATTGCTTTGGCCGCCTCGCTCTACTACTTCCCCTGGCTTATGTTCGCCATACCGGCTGCCTTTATGAGCCTGATACTGCGCGTCATACAGAATGTATTTAGCGAAGCCGTGTCCCTCAAGCAAGAAGTCGACTACACAGTGTAA